Proteins found in one Papio anubis isolate 15944 chromosome 13, Panubis1.0, whole genome shotgun sequence genomic segment:
- the ZBTB26 gene encoding zinc finger and BTB domain-containing protein 26 produces the protein MSERSDLLHFKFENYGDSMLQKMNKLREENKFCDVTVLIDDIEVQGHKIVFAAGSPFLRDQFLLNDSREVKISILQSSEVGRQLLLSCYSGVLEFPEMELVNYLTAASFLQMSHIVERCTQALWKFIKPKQPMDSKEGCEPQSASPQSKEQQGDARGSPKQDSPCIHPSEDSMDMEDSDIQIVKVESIGDVSEVRSKKDQNQFISSEPTALHSSEPQHSLINSTVENRVSEIEQNHLHNYALSYTGSDNIIMASKDVFGPNIRGVDKGLQWHHQCPKCTRVFRHLENYANHLKMHKLFMCLLCGKTFTQKGNLHRHMRVHAGIKPFQCKICGKTFSQKCSLQDHLNLHSGDKPHKCNYCDMVFAHKPVLRKHLKQLHGKNSFDNANERNVQDLTVDFDSFACTTVTDSKGCQPQPDATQVLDAGKLAQAVLNLRNDSTCVN, from the coding sequence ATGTCTGAAAGATCAGATCTCCTTCACTTCAAGTTTGAAAATTATGGAGATTCAATgttacaaaaaatgaacaaattaagaGAAGAGAATAAATTTTGTGATGTTACAGTTCTCATAGATGATATTGAGGTACAGGGACATAAAATTGTGTTTGCTGCAGGTTCCCCCTTCTTAAGAGACCAATTTTTACTGAATGATTCCAGAGAGGTGAAAATCTCCATATTACAGAGTTCCGAAGTGGGGAGACAATTGCTCTTATCCTGTTATAGTGGTGTGCTGGAATTCCCTGAGATGGAACTGGTAAATTACTTGACTGCTGCAAGTTTTCTTCAGATGAGCCACATTGTAGAACGGTGCACACAGGCCCTGTGGAAGTTTATAAAGCCAAAACAACCAATGGATAGTAAAGAGGGATGTGAACCACAGAGTGCTTCTCCCCAGTCAAAAGAACAGCAGGGAGATGCCAGAGGCTCCCCAAAGCAGGACTCACCTTGTATTCATCCATCTGAAGACAGTATGGATATGGAGGACAGTGATATTCAGATTGTTAAGGTAGAATCTATTGGGGATGTATCAGAGGTTAGAAGTAAAAAAGATCAGAACCAGTTTATTTCTTCTGAACCCACTGCTTTACATTCATCAGAGCCCCAGCACTCCCTGATAAATTCAACTGTGGAAAACAGAGTAAGTGAAATAGAACAAAACCATCTCCACAATTATGCCCTTTCTTATACAGGCAGTGATAACATCATCATGGCCTCAAAAGATGTCTTTGGCCCTAATATTCGAGGTGTAGACAAAGGCCTACAGTGGCATCACCAATGCCCAAAGTGTACCAGGGTGTTTCGTCACCTGGAGAACTAcgccaaccatttaaaaatgcacaaactCTTTATGTGTCTACTCTGCGGCAAGACTTTTACTCAGAAAGGCAACCTTCATCGACACATGCGTGTGCATGCCGGAATTAAACCTTTCCAGTGTAAAATCTGTGGGAAAACCTTTTCTCAGAAGTGTTCCTTACAGGATCATCTTAACCTTCACAGTGGAGATAAGCCCCATAAGTGTAACTATTGTGATATGGTTTTTGCACATAAACCAGTTTTGAGGAAACACCTTAAACAGCTGCATGGCAAAAACAGCTTTGATAATGCCAATGAGAGAAATGTACAAGACCTCACAGTGGATTTTGATTCTTTTGCATGTACAACAGTCACAGACTCTAAAGGGTGTCAGCCACAACCCGATGCAACACAGGTCCTGGATGCAGGTAAACTGGCCCAAGCTGTCCTGAACTTAAGAAATGATAGTACTTGTGTGAATTGA